Below is a window of Pleurodeles waltl isolate 20211129_DDA chromosome 4_1, aPleWal1.hap1.20221129, whole genome shotgun sequence DNA.
gggtattcgggtgggaggggtgtgttaacaccACTGCCAGACCAGGGTTTGGTCCTGACTGCCTGAGAGCAAAGGCTTTCACCActggtggggtcagaaactcgtccgtTATGGCAGACTGGTGGAAACTAGTCAGTCAGCCCAGAGGcaattggtaggttttcagggggcacctttaaggtgccctctgggtgcatgtattaataaatccatcactggaatcagtgagggtttattaatacgagatatttgataccaagcatccctattttcagtgaagccatcaactAGCTGATGAACTCGTATTgatcagtgtctagcacatgtatttaaaatggaatccctgttcactcactatgtctaagaattgacatagtaggggcatatttgttctTGGTGATATGCcttcacctgtaatataatgcatcctttcgtaaggcctgctgtaggtgtGACTTACAAATGTTACAGGCAGTGTTAGGGGAAATGGCATACtagtgtgtgccatgtcgtgttttcacttttaggggcaCCATGtcacagcctgcagtggcagtctgtatgagtttggtgctgggtcccttaaagTGGCACAAGATGGCTGCAGCTCTTGGGGATCCTCTTTAGTACCCTGCCCTAGATACCAGAGgcgccatttactagggacttacagaggtactaAAGGACCtgaccacttggggatcaagtgaccaggtggcttgttttggggaaggaacactggcactgaagaTCTGGTTAGCAGAAACTCAGTGCACTTCAGAGTTGcattaaaaaccaggcaaaaagtgaggggcttctgcaaccagaacccagtttcctacaattatgaccagggacactggaattatgagattctgCGGCCACTTTATTTTCCATGTAATCATGaactgccacataatccatcatataGTACGTAGTCTGcagttgttaaaaaacaaaatggttctagctcaaacagatcaagttGCTAAAAGCTCTGTAACATGTGCTGCTGTGCAGTGGAATGTCCTAAGCAAAGTTTGACTGCTCACAtttcagttgctgattgctgtatttGGATGTGGAACTGGTACTATAATTGGTTTTCTTGATGTACAATCTGAAATATCTTGTTCATACATTGGTGCTCTACAGAAATCAACTATTTTAACTTCTCCTTTACTGGTACCCCAAGCCGCATTTCACCACCCTGAAATCGACCCTACGCTCCGCAGCATGCTTGGTCAATGGGGCCAAAAGTAATACAAACATCACACCTATGCTGGTCAGTCACTCTTCGCTGATTGCCTGTTGAAGCCAAGGCAATGCACAAGAATGTGTGCATCGCTCATAAGGCCCTACACACAACCTCTCCTTGTTGCATGGCAGACAAACTCAAGCTATCAGAAGGTTCTAGACCACCGCGAAATGCCAAAGCACTGAAGCTAGAACCTCTgcccttaaaacaaaaaaacaaaaaaaaagaaggatgATCCAGGCACAATCCTTCTAGGGTAGCACAACCAGAATTTGTAACTCATTTACCTACACACCTAGGCGCTACCACCTTGCTGGCAACCTTTGAAATTGACCTGAAGGCTCGCCTCCTTTAACCATATTTTAGCTAAAACACTGCAGCTAATCCTTTCCAGCGGGGACATGCTCACTGACTTCTTAGCACGGAGCTTCTCTGCCTCCATTTCATGAGGCACTTATTATCTTTTCAATGTTATATACACTTCTTGTAAAATTAGTTTTTTCTGTAATTTTACCATTTGGTAATTCTTGACCTTATGTGGCTACATTCGGTAAATTTTAATCCACTGTAGCTATCCATTTTAGGACATATGTCTGCTGTAAAGCGCTCTAGCGCCCTGGGTAATGCCCGTGCTGtataaaaatgcattaataaataaaataccagTAAAAGCTGTGCTTGAATCATACACTGATTGTATgtgctctcacactcactctccacTTCACCCAGTCACTGCCAAGGCTATACAACTGAGAGTTGTCGTCAACAGCCCTCCCCCAGCACTGATCCACCAGCTCGGGCATACCCCGCTATCTGTGCACTCACAATTATTCCGCCGCCCAAACTTCGACACCGGCCCAGGTTCGGCCTCTATCGATTGGCTTCAGCTCACTCCGCCCTCACCCGTTAACAACTTTGGCTCTACCTCAGCAGTATTGTCACACGAAGCTTAGCTGTCCCCACTCTCGGGAGATGTAACTATGCCACCCGCCGGTCTCATTACCTTCAGCCCCTCCTCTGCCTATCTGCATATCCCTTCCTCAGAGCTGGAGCTTTCCTCAGAGCTGGAGCTGTGGGACAGCGGTCAAGGTATCCCTTCCTCAGAGCTGGAGCTGTGGGACAGGGGTCAAGGTATCCctttctgggagctggagctgtGGAATAGGGTTCAAGGTATCTGTTCCTGGGAGCTGGAGCTGTGGAACAGGGTTCAAGGTATCCCTTTCTGGGAGCAGGAGCTGTGGAATAGGGTTCAAGGTATCCCATTCTGGGAGCTGGAGCTGTGGAACAGGGTTCAAGGTATCCCTTTCTGGGAGCAGGAGCTGTGGAATAGGGTTCAAGGTATCCCATTCTGGGAGCTGGAGCTGTGGAACAGGATTCGATGTATCCCTTCTTGGGTGCTGGAGCTGAGGAACAGGGTTCAAGGTATCCctttctgggagctggagctgtGGAATAGGGTTTAAGGTATCCctttctgggagctggagctgtGGAATAGGGTTCAAGGTATCCCATTCTGGGAGCTGGAACTGTGGAACAGGATTCGATGTATCCCTTCTTGGGTGCTGGAGCTGAGGAACAGGGTTCAAGGTATCCctttctgggagctggagctgtGGAATAGGGTTTAAGGTATCCctttctgggagctggagctgtGGAATAGGGTTCAAGGTATCCctttctgggagctggagctgtGGAACATGATCTGAGGTATCCCTTCTTGGGAGCTGGAACTGTGGAACAGGGTTCAAGGTATCCCTTCCTCTGAGCTGGAGCTGTGGAATAGGGGTCAAGGTATCCctttctgggagctggagctgtGGAACAGGGTTCAAAGGATCCCTTTCTGGGAGCTGGAGTTGTGGAACAGGATTCGAGGTATCCCTTCCTGGGAGCTGAAGCTGTGAAACAGGGTTCAAGGTATCCCTTCTTGGGAGCTGGAGCTATGGAATAGGGTTCAAGGTATCCCATTCTGGGAGCTGGAGCTGTGGAACAGGATTCGATGTATCCCTTCTTGGGAGCAGGGACTGTGGAACAGGATTCAAGGTATCCGTTCCTGGGAGCTGGAGCTGTGGAATAGGGTTTAAGGTATCCCTTTCTGGGAGCAGGAGCTGTGGAATAGGGTTCAAGGTATCCCATTCTGGGAGCTGGAGCTGTGGAACAGGATTCGATGTATCCCTTCTTGGGTGCTGGAGCTGAGGAACAGGGTTCAAGGTATCCctttctgggagctggagctgtGGAATAGGGTTTAAGGTATCCctttctgggagctggagctgtGGAATCGGGTTCAAGGTATCCctttctgggagctggagctgtGGAACATGATCTGAGGTATCCCTTCTTGGGAGCTGGAACTGTGGAACAGGGTTCAAGGTATCCCTTCCTCTGAGCTGGAGCTGTGGAATAGGGGTCAAGGTATCCctttctgggagctggagctgtGGAACAGGGTTCAAAGGATCCCTTTCTGGGAGCTGGAGTTGTGGAACAGGATTCGAGGTATCCCTTCCTGGGAGCTGAAGCTGTGGAACAGGGTTCAAGGTATCCCTTCTTGGGAGCTGGAGCTGTGGAACAGGATTCGAGGTATCCCTTCCTGGGAGCTGAAGCTGTGGAACAGGGTTCAAGGTATCCCTTCTTGGGTGCTAGAGCTGTGGAATAGGGTTCAAAGTATCCGTTCCTGGGAGCTGGAGCTGTGGAACAGGGTTCGAGGTATCCCTTCCTCagagctaccctcaaaatccacacccactcggacgacaccctcaagacagccgaacacctccacttccagatccacacggaccccaacacgaccctcagaggaaccctcatataccgccctccaggaccaagagcccccttcagcgacaccatcgccgacctcgcaagcacccacgccctcgcctccattattacatcctcctgggagatctaaactaccatctggaaaacgccaacgacgccaacaccgcatcactgacctccaacctcctcaacctcggactccaccagcaagtcaacactcccacccacatcgccggacacacccttgaccccctcttcacctcaagcaaccacatctctttcagccacacctccgaactccactggaccgaccatcactgcgtccatttcacctataagaaaatcacagagcaacaccgcatccagctacctcctcaccgccgctggggcaaagtcacccaagaccaactgaccagcaccctcatcaacaaccctccacccgacgcaaccgacccgagcacagccgccatcaatctccatcaatggatcctcgactgcgccaacacccttgccccactcaagaaacccacagcaatccaaggaaagaaaaaaacagcctggttcaaagacgatctaaccacctccaaaagcatctgccagaagctcaaaaagaaatggatccaagaacgcacacccgacaacctcgccaccctcaaaaacgccaaccgtgaacaccaccaacggatccgcctcgccaagcgcgcccacttcaccgaacgcatcaacaacaacgcccacgactgaaaagaactcttcggcatcgtgaaggaactctccaacccaaaagccaactccaacgacatcccgccctcccagaaactctgcgacgaccactccaccttcttccaccagaaaatcgccaccatccacgacagcttcaacaccggtccaccgccagaccccacccccgacgtctcctcccacgactgccgcctcaccgcctggacccacgtggatgatgcagaaaccataacaaccatgaacaccatccactcaggctcccctacggacccttgccctcatcacgtattcaactcagccaacgccaccatcgcccccgaactccgcaagatcatcaacctctccttcacttccgccactttcccggacagctggaaacacgcagaaatccaacccctcctcaagaaacccaaagccgaccccaacgatctcaaaaacttccgtccgatctctctcctcccttttccagctaaagtcatcgagaagatcgtcaacactcaactcacccacttcctcgaagacaattccatcctggacccctcacaatccggattcagacgaaaccacagcactgagactgctctcctcgccgccacagatgacatcagacatcaaatggacaacggcgaaacctcagccctcatcctcctcgacctatcagccgcttttgacacagtctgccaccacaccctactgacccgcctccaggaagccggcatccaagataaagccctccactggatctcatccttcctctccgacagaactcagagagtccgtctctcccctttccgctccaaagcgaccaacctcatctgcggcgtcccccaaggatcctccctcagccctacgttgttcaacgtctacatggcccccctcgctaaactggcccgccaacatcatctcagcatcatctcctacgccgacgacacccagctcgtcctctccctgaccaaagacccgctcaccgccaaaacaaacctccacgtgggactaaaagccatcgccgattggatgaacaacag
It encodes the following:
- the LOC138286991 gene encoding uncharacterized protein → MAPLEKKKKKKEERKKKEEEKSPRTGHQLQLPRRDTLNPVSQLQLPGRDTSNPVPQLQLPERDPLNPVPQLQLPERDTLTPIPQLQLRGRDTLNPVPQFQLPRRDTSDHVPQLQLPERDTLNPIPQLQLPERDTLNPIPQLQLPERDTLNPVPQLQHPRRDTSNPVPQFQLPEWDTLNPIPQLQLPERDTLNPIPQLQLPERDTLNPVPQLQHPRRDTSNPVPQLQLPEWDTLNPIPQLLLPERDTLNPVPQLQLPEWDTLNPIPQLLLPERDTLNPVPQLQLPGTDTLNPIPQLQLPERDTLTPVPQLQL